The following coding sequences are from one Natrarchaeobaculum sulfurireducens window:
- a CDS encoding HTH domain-containing protein — translation MSADKFADAAPIALESTGDCRIDCYVRASVPGPLVETVDAVVGRLERLREREQIAAYRVTDWPPEHHIGGDSGVGTRDDLVTEFERWASRHGHSLEPAFRRRERPTTYGWGACDWREQVRVPLVALAVYDESADTDEATDDDAMKGLRAVVPYTERPGTAGQRTHTVREWLRRADPEGDAASAHPGDHGEVVLLEGRQ, via the coding sequence ATGTCGGCCGATAAGTTCGCCGACGCCGCGCCCATCGCCCTCGAGTCGACCGGCGACTGCCGGATCGATTGCTACGTCAGGGCGTCCGTCCCTGGTCCGCTCGTCGAGACGGTCGACGCCGTCGTCGGACGACTCGAGCGCCTGCGCGAGCGAGAACAGATCGCTGCCTACCGGGTTACCGACTGGCCACCCGAACATCATATCGGCGGCGATAGCGGGGTGGGGACGCGTGACGACCTCGTCACCGAGTTCGAACGCTGGGCCAGCCGCCACGGCCACTCGCTCGAGCCGGCGTTTCGCCGCCGCGAGCGACCCACCACGTACGGCTGGGGTGCCTGCGATTGGCGCGAGCAGGTCCGCGTGCCGCTGGTCGCGCTAGCGGTGTACGATGAGAGCGCAGATACCGACGAGGCGACGGACGATGACGCCATGAAGGGACTCCGAGCAGTCGTCCCGTATACCGAGCGGCCGGGGACGGCCGGGCAGCGAACCCACACCGTCCGGGAGTGGCTACGGCGAGCCGACCCGGAGGGCGACGCCGCATCGGCTCATCCAGGAGACCACGGCGAGGTCGTGCTTCTCGAGGGACGCCAGTAG
- a CDS encoding pro-sigmaK processing inhibitor BofA family protein: protein MATGLEILLLVLVLVAIMGVSTLFETVRPLLVNAVVGLLVLFAVQALFGLSIAVTPIALVIVALGGLPGALVVLVLSLFGVAFVP from the coding sequence ATGGCTACCGGACTCGAGATTCTGCTTCTGGTCCTCGTTCTCGTCGCGATCATGGGCGTATCGACGCTCTTCGAGACCGTCAGGCCGCTGCTCGTCAACGCCGTCGTCGGCTTGCTGGTGCTGTTCGCGGTCCAGGCCCTGTTCGGCCTTTCGATCGCAGTTACGCCCATCGCGCTCGTGATCGTCGCCCTCGGCGGACTCCCCGGCGCGCTGGTCGTGCTCGTGCTCTCGCTCTTCGGCGTTGCGTTTGTCCCCTGA